A single window of Flavobacteriales bacterium DNA harbors:
- a CDS encoding non-canonical purine NTP diphosphatase: protein MEIVFATNNLNKLEEIRRKLGDDVTVRSLSDIGCREELPETHETLEENALEKARYVADKYGVNCFADDTGLEIESLNGRPGVYSARYAGPECRAEDNMARVLEEMKDHTNRSACFRTIIALIMNSNHHLFEGKVNGTILEHKQGEKGFGYDPIFQPEGHAFSFAEMTMDAKNQISHRARAVEKLTAFLKELRVTNDA, encoded by the coding sequence ATGGAAATTGTATTTGCCACCAACAACCTCAACAAGCTGGAAGAGATCCGGCGGAAACTGGGAGATGATGTCACCGTCAGAAGCCTGTCAGATATCGGTTGCCGGGAAGAACTACCGGAAACCCACGAAACACTGGAAGAAAATGCACTTGAAAAAGCCCGTTACGTGGCCGACAAGTATGGGGTCAACTGCTTTGCAGACGATACCGGCCTGGAGATTGAAAGCCTGAATGGCAGACCCGGCGTATACTCAGCCAGGTATGCCGGACCTGAATGCCGCGCCGAAGACAACATGGCGCGGGTGCTGGAGGAAATGAAAGATCATACCAACCGCTCGGCATGCTTCCGTACGATTATTGCCCTGATCATGAACAGCAACCATCATCTCTTTGAAGGCAAAGTGAATGGAACCATCCTGGAACACAAACAAGGAGAAAAGGGTTTCGGATATGACCCGATCTTTCAGCCGGAAGGCCATGCCTTTTCTTTTGCGGAAATGACGATGGACGCTAAGAATCAGATCAGCCATCGTGCCAGGGCGGTGGAAAAACTGACCGCATTCCTGAAAGAATTACGGGTTACGAATGACGCATGA
- a CDS encoding T9SS type A sorting domain-containing protein, with translation MKQLIFICLALWLPAELFGQEVLMNLDVNPALQQEPPANSMRLHVNDTLPLPFVDDFSQQSSRPSSLRWSDASVFINPEYGYDPITFGMATFDGLDAKGKPYDFTNPTSHGSADTLTSLPIAMDTLVPGDSAFFSFYYQPTGRGNAPENNDSLLLQFSTPGVDWHTVWMKAGNDTSIHSFHKVILTIKDAKYFEKGFRFRFRNYATLSGNIDHWHIDYVYLYIPQGPGDTLANDIGWTARPTSFLKDYSSVPWKHYRDNPIAMMADTAYIPVRNLKDTLALIDIGANIRDAGGNAVKTYPVGGNLITSKGMLTYKMPVNFTFPDNGKDSADFTVTCFKGNYNDLIIDNDTVRENIHLYNYYAYDDGTAENGYGLNAVGGRIAYKFTTQIPDTLRGVQMYWNQMINNVSGISFKLTVWDGENEPGNIIYQETGNRPTYTDSLNKFHTYVLDSAIQITGTFFVGWVQVTTDLLNLGLDRNNLSNDRMFFNTTGNWSKSQIAGSWMIRPVFGDSLPHTGIKPNEATTLNGLLVFPNPASTQLNISSDWPNQTNASYEITDVAGRSILANTYNHQPIDIAELPDGIFFIRLKRDDTGEVKQSRFIKIN, from the coding sequence ATGAAACAACTGATTTTCATATGCCTGGCATTGTGGTTACCGGCGGAACTATTCGGCCAGGAAGTGCTGATGAATCTGGATGTGAATCCCGCCTTGCAACAGGAACCGCCTGCGAATTCCATGCGGCTGCATGTCAACGACACATTGCCGCTGCCTTTTGTTGATGATTTCTCTCAGCAAAGTTCCCGCCCGTCATCCCTTCGTTGGAGTGATGCCTCGGTGTTCATCAACCCCGAATATGGCTACGATCCCATCACATTCGGAATGGCCACTTTCGACGGACTGGATGCCAAAGGGAAGCCTTACGACTTCACAAACCCCACCTCACACGGCTCCGCCGACACACTCACCTCGCTGCCCATCGCCATGGATACACTGGTGCCCGGCGACTCTGCATTCTTCAGCTTCTACTACCAGCCTACCGGGCGAGGCAATGCCCCGGAAAACAATGATTCGCTGCTGCTGCAGTTCTCCACGCCCGGGGTCGACTGGCACACGGTGTGGATGAAAGCAGGTAATGATACGAGCATCCACAGTTTCCATAAAGTGATTCTCACCATCAAAGACGCCAAATACTTTGAAAAGGGATTCCGCTTCCGGTTCCGCAACTATGCAACGCTATCAGGCAACATCGACCATTGGCACATTGATTATGTATATCTGTACATCCCGCAAGGACCGGGTGATACCCTGGCCAACGACATCGGGTGGACCGCCAGACCCACATCCTTTCTAAAAGATTACAGCTCCGTTCCGTGGAAACATTACCGCGACAACCCGATTGCCATGATGGCCGATACCGCTTATATACCGGTTCGCAACCTGAAAGATACGCTGGCCCTCATTGACATCGGGGCCAATATTCGTGACGCAGGCGGAAACGCCGTCAAAACCTACCCGGTAGGTGGTAACCTCATCACATCAAAAGGAATGCTGACCTACAAAATGCCGGTCAACTTCACATTCCCCGATAACGGCAAAGACAGCGCCGATTTCACCGTCACCTGTTTCAAAGGGAATTACAATGACCTCATCATTGACAATGATACCGTACGGGAAAACATCCACCTCTATAACTATTATGCCTATGATGACGGAACCGCCGAAAACGGGTACGGTCTGAATGCCGTCGGAGGTCGCATTGCCTATAAATTCACCACCCAGATCCCGGATACCCTGCGCGGGGTGCAGATGTATTGGAACCAGATGATCAACAACGTGAGCGGCATCTCATTCAAGCTTACGGTGTGGGATGGCGAAAACGAACCTGGTAACATCATTTATCAGGAAACAGGAAACCGACCAACGTATACAGACAGCCTGAACAAATTCCATACATACGTCCTCGACTCAGCCATCCAGATAACAGGCACTTTCTTCGTGGGATGGGTGCAGGTAACAACAGATCTCCTGAACCTCGGCCTGGATCGCAATAACCTGTCGAACGATCGCATGTTCTTCAATACAACCGGTAACTGGAGCAAATCACAGATTGCCGGTAGCTGGATGATACGGCCCGTCTTCGGAGATTCGCTGCCCCATACGGGTATCAAACCCAACGAAGCCACAACCCTGAACGGACTGCTGGTTTTTCCCAATCCCGCTAGTACACAACTGAATATCTCCTCCGACTGGCCGAACCAGACAAATGCCAGCTATGAAATCACGGATGTGGCAGGCCGGAGTATCCTGGCAAACACGTACAACCACCAACCCATTGACATTGCGGAACTGCCGGATGGCATTTTCTTCATCCGCCTGAAGCGTGATGACACCGGTGAGGTGAAACAAAGCCGGTTCATCAAAATAAACTGA
- a CDS encoding single-stranded DNA-binding protein, whose amino-acid sequence MNHLKNRVQLIGNLGHDPEIKVLDKGRKMAKFSVATSEVFKDESGNKVTDTQWHHVVAFGKTAEFVEKYMKKGNEVAIEGKLKYRTYEDKEGQTRYFTEVHVNELMALRSNTKQG is encoded by the coding sequence ATGAATCATTTGAAAAACAGGGTGCAGCTGATCGGGAATCTCGGTCACGATCCTGAGATCAAGGTCCTGGACAAGGGACGGAAAATGGCGAAATTCTCCGTTGCCACATCAGAGGTTTTCAAAGACGAAAGCGGAAACAAGGTAACCGATACCCAATGGCACCATGTAGTGGCATTCGGGAAAACCGCAGAATTCGTTGAGAAGTACATGAAAAAGGGCAATGAAGTGGCCATTGAGGGGAAGCTCAAATACAGGACATATGAGGATAAAGAAGGACAAACCCGCTATTTCACGGAAGTACACGTGAATGAACTGATGGCGCTGAGAAGCAACACAAAGCAGGGGTAA
- a CDS encoding D-alanine--D-alanine ligase, with protein MRVGIIFGGASREREVSFAGGRTVYDNLNKSLFEPVPVFVDSFGRFILLEWPYIYKGSIRDFYPPSDMVPESAHGFQVYAESITEHSHGALTDKLGKHIAPEQLADHMDIAFLCLHGTYGEDGRIQGMLEYLGIPYTGSGILPSSIAIDKVAQRKWMDTAGFPSPRYMQVSRESWRGQKTDLFREAEEKVGFPLVVKSARQGSSIGVSILMENDPVAFQKALDKSFFYLQLEKKEWEDIQDKVHYIKRLCDFRENLGLPLFCNRQIIHHPDALLKTLTSWFDENNTPATLESVDGEEDVLIEAFIEGREFSCIVIQDENGAPMALPPTEIRKRGNLFDYRSKYLPGLSRKITPIDLPTNQINAIRQACEQLFDALFFDVYARIDGFITQEGTVFLNDPNTTSGMMPSSFFFHQAAEIGLNPSQFLSYIIQTSLVQRKRTFRQTGVLDGLLNRMDELLAAERAAEDGKTKIAVILGGYSSERHISVESGRNVYEKLASSSTYLPVPIFLTGDENAHALYEIPINILLKDNADDICEKATHFHIHEVIRDIIQRASGVTRKFSHHAFDFEPKQINYETLKSKVDAVFIALHGRPGEDGAVQAELEKLGLPYNGSGPESSSVTIDKYKTNQILREHGFLVANHRLVEKEEWAADPAAMMMDIEKGFNYPLIAKPVDDGCSSAVIKIKNREQLEAYARTFFRSEDEISPSDAKMLGVTNHAEFTHKKTFLVESLISKEGADHFLEITGGLLTHLDRDGHIRYEVFEASEALTEGDVLSLEEKFLAGEGQNITPARYNSDPKKRQAISDQVREIFEKAASLLNIQGYARIDAFVRTWKDGKVEVIFVEVNSLPGMTPATCIFHQTAINGYKPFEFIDKIMEFGALRTQMNNPVKA; from the coding sequence ATCAGGGTTGGAATTATTTTCGGTGGTGCGTCCAGGGAAAGGGAAGTTTCTTTCGCAGGCGGACGAACGGTGTATGACAATTTGAACAAATCCCTGTTCGAACCGGTACCGGTATTTGTTGACAGCTTCGGAAGATTCATCCTGCTCGAATGGCCTTACATATACAAAGGCAGCATCCGCGATTTCTACCCACCCTCTGACATGGTACCGGAGTCCGCCCATGGATTCCAGGTATACGCCGAAAGCATTACGGAACACAGCCATGGTGCGCTCACAGACAAATTGGGTAAACATATCGCCCCCGAACAACTGGCGGATCACATGGACATCGCCTTCCTGTGTTTGCACGGCACATATGGCGAAGACGGCAGGATTCAGGGCATGCTCGAATACCTGGGCATTCCCTATACCGGTTCGGGCATCCTTCCATCTTCCATCGCAATCGACAAGGTGGCTCAACGCAAATGGATGGACACCGCCGGTTTTCCATCACCCCGATACATGCAGGTAAGCAGGGAATCCTGGCGCGGGCAAAAAACAGATTTGTTCAGGGAAGCGGAAGAAAAAGTGGGCTTCCCCCTGGTGGTGAAATCAGCCCGGCAGGGATCTTCCATCGGGGTGAGCATCCTGATGGAAAATGATCCGGTTGCCTTTCAAAAAGCACTCGACAAAAGTTTTTTCTATCTGCAGCTCGAAAAGAAAGAGTGGGAAGATATTCAGGATAAGGTGCACTATATCAAACGCCTTTGTGATTTCAGGGAAAACCTGGGTTTGCCCTTGTTCTGCAACCGACAAATCATTCACCATCCCGATGCATTGCTGAAAACACTCACAAGCTGGTTTGATGAAAATAACACCCCCGCAACCCTGGAAAGTGTGGATGGTGAAGAAGACGTACTGATCGAAGCTTTCATTGAGGGCCGCGAGTTTTCCTGCATCGTGATACAAGACGAGAATGGCGCACCCATGGCATTACCGCCAACGGAAATACGCAAGCGCGGCAACCTGTTCGACTACCGTTCGAAATACCTGCCCGGGCTTTCGCGCAAGATCACACCCATTGATCTGCCAACAAACCAGATCAACGCCATCCGGCAGGCATGCGAACAACTGTTCGATGCATTGTTTTTTGATGTGTATGCCCGCATTGACGGATTTATCACACAAGAGGGAACCGTATTTCTGAACGATCCCAACACCACCTCCGGCATGATGCCGTCATCGTTCTTCTTTCACCAGGCAGCGGAAATCGGACTTAACCCCTCCCAATTCCTTAGCTACATCATCCAAACATCCCTCGTACAAAGGAAGCGGACATTCCGCCAAACCGGCGTATTGGATGGCTTGCTGAACAGAATGGACGAACTGCTGGCCGCCGAAAGAGCAGCGGAGGATGGAAAAACAAAAATCGCGGTCATCCTGGGAGGATACTCTTCTGAAAGGCACATTTCCGTGGAAAGCGGACGCAACGTATATGAAAAACTGGCGTCTTCCAGTACCTATCTCCCGGTTCCCATTTTCCTCACGGGGGATGAAAATGCCCACGCCCTTTACGAAATCCCGATCAACATTTTGTTGAAGGACAATGCCGATGACATCTGCGAAAAAGCCACGCATTTCCATATCCATGAAGTGATCAGGGATATCATCCAACGGGCTTCCGGCGTCACCCGTAAGTTCAGTCACCACGCATTCGATTTTGAGCCGAAGCAGATCAACTATGAAACGCTGAAGTCAAAAGTGGATGCCGTCTTCATCGCGCTTCATGGTCGCCCGGGAGAAGATGGTGCAGTACAAGCGGAACTGGAAAAACTGGGGCTTCCCTACAACGGTTCGGGCCCGGAAAGTTCCTCGGTTACGATAGACAAGTACAAAACCAACCAAATCCTCAGGGAACATGGCTTCCTCGTAGCCAACCACAGGCTGGTGGAAAAAGAAGAATGGGCAGCCGACCCGGCAGCCATGATGATGGACATCGAAAAGGGATTCAACTATCCCCTCATCGCCAAACCGGTGGACGACGGCTGCAGTTCGGCCGTGATCAAAATCAAAAACCGGGAGCAACTGGAAGCATACGCACGCACGTTCTTCCGCAGCGAGGATGAAATCTCGCCTTCCGATGCAAAAATGCTCGGTGTAACCAACCACGCGGAGTTCACACATAAGAAAACCTTCCTTGTGGAAAGCTTGATTTCCAAGGAAGGTGCGGACCACTTCCTGGAAATTACCGGTGGATTGCTTACGCACCTGGATCGCGACGGCCATATCCGTTACGAAGTGTTCGAGGCTTCTGAAGCACTTACCGAGGGAGATGTGCTTTCCCTGGAAGAAAAATTCCTCGCAGGTGAAGGTCAGAACATCACACCGGCGCGGTACAACTCCGATCCGAAGAAACGACAAGCCATATCCGATCAGGTGAGGGAGATTTTTGAAAAAGCGGCTTCCCTGCTGAACATACAAGGTTATGCAAGAATCGATGCCTTTGTAAGAACCTGGAAAGATGGAAAGGTGGAGGTAATATTTGTTGAAGTGAACTCGTTGCCAGGCATGACACCGGCAACATGTATCTTTCACCAAACAGCCATCAACGGGTACAAGCCATTTGAATTCATTGATAAAATTATGGAATTTGGGGCACTCAGAACCCAAATGAACAACCCAGTAAAAGCATAA
- a CDS encoding PASTA domain-containing protein — translation MQLFRFLTSKAFFINLLILAGIAAVSLWLTMKWLDSYTFHGTSVAVPDFKGVNIDNLDEFVADKEVGYEIIDSVFDLSAKKGAVLDQNPKADSRVKKGRKIYLTVNAQLSERIRMPELAGLSLRQAKSILASYDLRIDSVQIVPSIEKNAVLKQIYRGKPIKAGTSVPRGASIVLVAGGGIASEKTFVPLLYGLTLEQAREKLEANFLNLGATVPDPDGEITDTSLAVIYNQTPKPTWDLNVYQGSSVDVYYTNNASKVPSVKMPAPSDSTLTDTENPE, via the coding sequence GTGCAATTGTTCCGATTCCTCACAAGCAAAGCGTTTTTTATCAACCTGTTGATCCTGGCCGGGATTGCGGCAGTATCGCTTTGGTTAACCATGAAATGGCTGGACAGCTATACGTTTCACGGCACATCGGTGGCCGTACCCGACTTCAAAGGGGTAAACATCGACAACCTGGATGAATTCGTTGCCGATAAAGAAGTGGGGTATGAGATCATCGACTCGGTATTTGACCTGTCTGCCAAAAAAGGAGCCGTACTCGATCAGAACCCCAAGGCGGATAGCCGGGTAAAGAAAGGCCGGAAGATTTACCTCACCGTAAATGCACAGCTCTCGGAAAGAATCCGTATGCCCGAATTGGCCGGTTTGAGCCTGCGACAAGCAAAGTCAATCCTGGCATCATACGACTTGCGCATTGATTCCGTGCAGATCGTTCCCAGCATTGAAAAAAATGCGGTGCTGAAGCAAATATACCGGGGTAAACCGATAAAGGCCGGCACTTCTGTGCCACGCGGTGCTTCCATCGTGCTGGTTGCCGGTGGCGGAATCGCCAGTGAAAAAACATTTGTTCCGCTGCTGTACGGTTTGACCCTCGAACAAGCCCGTGAAAAACTGGAAGCCAATTTCCTCAACCTGGGTGCCACCGTACCCGATCCGGACGGTGAGATCACAGATACTTCCCTGGCGGTGATCTACAACCAAACCCCAAAACCCACATGGGACCTAAATGTTTACCAGGGGTCATCGGTGGACGTTTACTATACCAACAATGCCAGCAAAGTACCTTCCGTAAAAATGCCGGCACCCTCCGATTCCACCCTAACCGATACAGAAAACCCGGAATGA
- a CDS encoding RluA family pseudouridine synthase, translating to MKRLEDFLTGDDTEEREFYEHHRFEVDKGQELLRIDKYLMNRLENTSRSKIQSAASAGNILVNQQSIKSNYKVKPGDVVSIVLAHPPRDRELKPENLPLNIVYEDADVVVINKAAGMVVHPGHGNYTGTLVNALVHHFQNLPSMDADEARPGLVHRLDKNTTGLMVIAKNEMAMTKLAKQFFDRTIDRTYTALVWGDFEEDAGTITGNLGRSLKDRKIVTVFPEGDQGKHAVTHWKVLERFRYVTLVECKLETGRTHQIRVHMQYTGHPLFNDDTYGGNRILKGTTFNKYRQFIENCFTLLPRHALHARSLGFTHPTTGKKLFFDSELPDDMTQVLGKWQRYTGASTGDQDEVDG from the coding sequence CTGAAGCGATTGGAAGATTTTCTGACAGGAGACGACACCGAAGAACGGGAGTTTTATGAACACCACCGGTTCGAGGTGGACAAGGGCCAGGAACTGCTGCGGATTGACAAGTACCTGATGAACCGGCTGGAAAACACCAGTCGAAGCAAGATCCAATCTGCAGCTTCAGCGGGCAACATCCTGGTTAATCAGCAATCCATCAAATCCAACTATAAGGTCAAACCGGGGGATGTGGTCTCCATCGTACTGGCCCACCCGCCGCGTGACCGGGAACTGAAACCCGAGAACCTGCCCCTCAACATTGTGTATGAAGATGCGGATGTGGTAGTGATCAACAAAGCCGCCGGAATGGTGGTGCACCCCGGACACGGCAACTATACCGGAACCCTCGTCAATGCATTGGTCCATCACTTTCAAAACCTGCCAAGCATGGATGCCGATGAAGCAAGGCCCGGCCTGGTGCACAGACTTGACAAGAATACCACCGGCCTGATGGTGATCGCCAAGAATGAAATGGCCATGACCAAGCTGGCCAAGCAATTCTTTGACCGTACAATCGATAGAACCTACACCGCCCTGGTATGGGGCGATTTTGAAGAAGATGCAGGTACCATCACCGGTAACCTGGGCAGAAGCCTGAAGGACCGCAAGATCGTAACCGTATTTCCCGAAGGCGACCAGGGCAAACACGCCGTCACCCACTGGAAGGTGCTGGAACGTTTTCGCTATGTGACCCTGGTGGAATGCAAACTCGAAACCGGCCGAACCCACCAGATCCGTGTACATATGCAATACACCGGGCATCCGCTTTTCAATGACGACACATACGGAGGAAACCGCATCCTCAAGGGAACCACTTTCAACAAATACAGGCAATTCATTGAGAACTGCTTCACCCTGCTGCCACGCCACGCCCTCCATGCCCGTTCACTGGGCTTCACACATCCCACCACCGGCAAGAAACTTTTTTTCGACAGCGAACTACCGGACGATATGACACAGGTATTGGGAAAATGGCAACGCTACACAGGTGCCTCCACGGGCGACCAGGACGAGGTTGACGGATAA